A window of Pantoea agglomerans contains these coding sequences:
- the thrC gene encoding threonine synthase produces MKLYNLKDHNEQVSFSQAVKQGLGSQQGLFFPLELPEFELTDIDAMLEMDFVSRSSKILSAYIGDEIAPHQLAERVKTAFAFPAPVAKVSDDIACLELFHGPTLAFKDFGGRFMAQMLSCVSGADEQITILTATSGDTGAAVAHAFYGMENVRVVILYPQGKISPLQEKLFCTLGGNIETIAIDGDFDACQALVKQAFDDEELKKAIGLNSANSINISRLLAQICYYFEAVAQLPQEKRNQLVVSVPSGNFGDLTAGLLAKSLGLPIKRFIAATNANDTVPRFLQGGSWTPNATVATLSNAMDVSQPNNWPRVEELFRRKTWRLTDLAYGAVSDETTEATMRELAEIGYISEPHAAIAYRLLRDQLQEGEFGLFLGTAHPAKFKESVEAILGQSLPLPQALADRAGLPLLSHQMSADFAPLRAFLLKA; encoded by the coding sequence ATGAAACTCTATAACCTTAAGGATCATAACGAGCAGGTGAGCTTTTCGCAGGCGGTGAAACAGGGCCTGGGCTCGCAGCAAGGGCTGTTCTTCCCGCTTGAACTGCCGGAATTTGAGCTGACCGACATCGACGCGATGCTGGAGATGGATTTCGTCAGCCGCAGCAGCAAAATTCTTTCCGCCTATATCGGCGACGAAATCGCGCCGCATCAGCTGGCCGAACGCGTTAAAACCGCCTTTGCGTTTCCCGCGCCGGTTGCAAAAGTCAGCGACGATATCGCCTGCCTGGAGCTGTTCCACGGCCCGACGCTGGCGTTTAAAGATTTCGGCGGCCGCTTTATGGCGCAGATGCTCTCCTGTGTTTCGGGCGCGGACGAGCAGATCACTATTCTCACCGCCACCTCCGGCGACACCGGCGCGGCCGTGGCGCACGCCTTTTACGGTATGGAAAACGTCCGCGTAGTGATTCTCTACCCGCAGGGCAAAATCAGCCCGCTGCAGGAGAAGCTGTTCTGCACGCTGGGCGGCAATATCGAAACCATCGCCATCGACGGCGACTTCGACGCCTGTCAGGCGCTGGTGAAGCAGGCGTTTGATGATGAGGAGCTGAAAAAGGCGATCGGCCTGAACTCCGCCAACTCCATCAATATCAGCCGCCTGCTGGCGCAGATCTGCTACTACTTCGAAGCGGTGGCGCAGCTGCCGCAGGAAAAACGTAACCAGCTGGTGGTTTCCGTGCCGAGCGGCAACTTCGGCGATCTCACCGCCGGCCTGCTGGCGAAATCGCTCGGCCTGCCGATCAAGCGCTTTATCGCCGCTACCAACGCCAATGACACCGTGCCGCGCTTCCTGCAGGGCGGCAGCTGGACGCCGAACGCCACGGTTGCCACGCTGTCGAACGCCATGGATGTCAGCCAGCCGAATAACTGGCCGCGCGTGGAGGAGCTGTTCCGCCGCAAAACCTGGCGCCTGACCGATCTCGCCTACGGCGCGGTGAGTGATGAAACGACCGAAGCGACGATGCGCGAGCTGGCGGAAATCGGCTATATCTCCGAGCCGCACGCGGCTATCGCCTATCGTCTGCTGCGCGATCAGCTGCAGGAAGGTGAGTTTGGGCTGTTCCTTGGCACGGCGCACCCGGCGAAATTCAAAGAGAGCGTCGAGGCGATTCTGGGGCAGTCGCTGCCGCTGCCGCAGGCGCTGGCGGATCGTGCCGGGCTGCCGCTGCTGTCGCATCAGATGAGCGCTGATTTTGCGCCGCTGCGCGCGTTTCTGCTGAAGGCGTAA
- the yaaA gene encoding peroxide stress protein YaaA — protein sequence MLMVISPAKTLDFSSPLATQRYTQPALLEKSQQLIEVARDLSPAQIASLMGISDKLAHLNAERFNSWQPDFTPDNARQAILAFKGDVYTGLQAESFSEADFDFAQQHLRMLSGLYGVLRPLDLMQPYRLEMGIKLASPAGKDLYSFWGDLLTQHLNAALQEQGDDVLINLASDEYFRAIKPKQLQGRLVKPVFLDEKNGAFKVISFYAKKARGLMSRYVIQHRLTDPEALKQFDVDGYFFDKASSSENELVFKRYEQK from the coding sequence ATGTTAATGGTGATCTCACCCGCCAAAACGCTCGATTTTAGCAGCCCGCTGGCGACCCAGCGTTATACCCAGCCTGCGCTGTTAGAAAAATCACAACAGCTGATTGAGGTGGCGCGCGATCTCTCACCGGCGCAGATCGCTTCGCTTATGGGCATCAGCGACAAGCTGGCACACCTTAATGCCGAACGCTTCAACAGCTGGCAGCCCGACTTTACGCCGGACAATGCGCGCCAGGCGATTCTGGCCTTTAAAGGCGATGTCTATACCGGCCTGCAGGCGGAGAGCTTCAGCGAAGCGGATTTTGACTTCGCCCAGCAGCATCTGCGCATGCTCTCCGGCCTATACGGCGTGCTGCGTCCGCTCGACCTGATGCAGCCCTATCGGCTGGAGATGGGCATTAAGCTGGCCAGCCCGGCCGGCAAAGATCTCTACAGCTTCTGGGGCGATCTGCTGACGCAGCATCTTAACGCCGCGCTGCAGGAACAGGGCGACGACGTGCTGATAAATCTGGCATCGGACGAATATTTCCGGGCGATTAAGCCGAAGCAGCTGCAGGGCCGTCTGGTGAAGCCGGTGTTCCTCGACGAAAAGAACGGCGCGTTTAAGGTGATCAGCTTTTACGCTAAAAAAGCGCGCGGACTGATGAGCCGCTACGTTATTCAGCATCGCCTCACCGATCCCGAGGCGCTGAAGCAGTTTGACGTGGACGGCTACTTCTTTGATAAAGCGAGCAGCAGCGAGAACGAGCTGGTGTTTAAGCGTTACGAGCAGAAATAA
- the tal gene encoding transaldolase, whose product MTDKLTSLRQLTTVVADTGDIAAMKLYQPQDATTNPSLILNAAQIPEYRKLIDEAISWAREQNGSKDELISLVSDKLAVNIGLEILKLIPGRISTEVDARLSYDTEGSIAKARSLIKLYNDAGISNDRILIKLASTWQGIRAAEQLEKEGINCNLTLLFSFAQARACAEAGVFLISPFVGRILDWYKSNTDKKEYAPHEDPGVVSVSEIYNYYKQHGYETVVMGASFRNVGEILELAGCDRLTISPALLKELAESEGTVERKLSYSGDVKARPAKMTESEFLWQHNQDPMAVAKLAEGIRNFAVDQGKLEKMIADLL is encoded by the coding sequence ATGACGGACAAACTGACCTCCTTGCGTCAACTTACCACCGTTGTCGCCGACACCGGCGATATCGCAGCCATGAAGCTCTATCAGCCGCAGGACGCCACCACCAACCCCTCTCTGATTCTTAACGCCGCGCAGATCCCTGAATACCGCAAGCTGATTGACGAAGCGATTAGCTGGGCGCGCGAGCAGAACGGCAGCAAAGATGAGCTGATCTCGCTGGTGTCGGACAAACTGGCCGTCAACATTGGTCTGGAAATTCTTAAGCTGATCCCCGGTCGCATCTCGACCGAAGTTGATGCGCGTCTCTCCTACGACACCGAAGGCAGCATCGCTAAAGCGCGCAGCCTGATCAAGCTCTACAACGACGCGGGCATCAGCAACGACCGTATCCTGATCAAGCTGGCCTCCACCTGGCAGGGTATCCGCGCAGCGGAGCAGCTGGAAAAAGAGGGCATCAACTGTAACCTGACGCTGCTCTTCTCCTTCGCCCAGGCGCGCGCCTGCGCGGAAGCGGGCGTGTTCCTGATTTCGCCGTTCGTGGGCCGTATCCTCGACTGGTACAAGAGCAACACCGACAAGAAAGAGTATGCGCCGCATGAAGATCCGGGCGTGGTGTCGGTTTCCGAAATCTACAATTACTACAAGCAGCACGGTTATGAAACCGTGGTGATGGGCGCAAGCTTCCGTAACGTCGGCGAGATCCTGGAGCTGGCGGGCTGCGATCGCCTGACCATCTCTCCGGCGCTGCTGAAAGAGCTGGCAGAGAGCGAAGGCACGGTTGAGCGTAAGCTGAGCTACAGCGGCGACGTCAAAGCGCGTCCGGCGAAGATGACCGAATCTGAGTTCCTGTGGCAGCACAACCAGGATCCGATGGCGGTGGCGAAACTGGCGGAAGGCATCCGCAACTTCGCCGTTGACCAGGGCAAGCTTGAGAAAATGATCGCTGACCTGCTGTAA